The following are from one region of the Magallana gigas chromosome 4, xbMagGiga1.1, whole genome shotgun sequence genome:
- the LOC136274389 gene encoding LOW QUALITY PROTEIN: RNA exonuclease 4-like (The sequence of the model RefSeq protein was modified relative to this genomic sequence to represent the inferred CDS: substituted 2 bases at 2 genomic stop codons), whose product MACEMVGVGREGRKSMLARVSVVNQHGHCVYDHFVRPMEEVVDYRTKVSGVRKHDLENGKGFAVVQKEVGEILQGRILVGHAIQHDLQVLYIGHPXKEIRDTSRYKRFRXLTKGITPSLKKLSAQVLGVSVQEGEHSSGQDTGAILAMYTMYRKQWQKEIKEKTKTGRKNKSHQKKVMDKKPIRQ is encoded by the exons ATGGCCTGTGAGATGGTTGGGGTAGGGAGGGAGGGCAGGAAAAGCATGCTGGCCCGGGTGTCCGTTGTTAACCAGCACGGGCACTGTGTGTACGACCACTTCGTCCGGCCGATGGAGGAAGTGGTCGACTACCGCACCAAGGTCAGTGGAGTACGCAAACACGACCTTGAGAATG GTAAGGGGTTTGCCGTAGTCCAGAAGGAAGTCGGAGAAATACTCCAGGGGAGAATACTTGTAGGGCATGCCATTCAACATGATTTACAG gTTTTGTACATTGGACACCCTTAAAAAGAAATTCGGGACACTTCACGCTACAAACGTTTCCGGTAGCTGACCAAAGGGATAACTCCGTCCCTGAAGAAACTGTCCGCTCAGGTCCTTGGGGTCAGTGTACAGGAGGGGGAGCACAGCTCT GGACAAGACACCGGAGCCATATTGGCAATGTATACCATGTACAGGAAACAGTGGCAAAAggaaataaaagagaaaacaaaaacagggaGGAAAAACAAATCACACCAGAAGAAAGTAATGGACAAAAAACCTATCAGACAATAA
- the LOC117686714 gene encoding uncharacterized protein isoform X2, translated as MSTVKEMLELLEVGTKMGMKDEDLQQFVKDEQARMRDEREKHRVERQEERDRDFKLQMEEKDRDFKLQMEKERAAREHDEREHARLIEEKRHQQKLEELELDHKLQLERSHMNPSVVTKEEKETSQVIKGPKLPPFEDSKDNIDAYIQRFKIYATTQKWNKDTWGTHLSALLKGKALDVFARLSPETALDFNELKNALLKRFDMTEDGFRKKFRFSKPDGSETFMQFSTRLDSYLERWIQLSKTNKTFDDLKDLFLREQFLLCCSKELALFLKERIPTSIQDMARYADQFAEARTVTSSSLTQKPLFDRRQQSDRQPPYKDSVQQNQSGNAVKCYECGRQGHKAFNCNFRKSPNNRPFNSSEKQETTPKHTYPSDFQRGSYNNGNHGYPGRGRGRQGAASVVEKHGNLPCVGDSVAFCETEMPVVKGCVGNKLVTVLRDTGCSGAVIRRELVNDDQLTGTSQRCKLADGRIIDSDVARIDVDTPYFTGSVDAWCFDSPSYDLILGNIRGVRKPHEPNPAWIHSVENIAAVETRAQLKKKQSPYKPLKVPEAIRDVSPEDILQEQRNDETLKKLWSLAESGQLKHFSDGGFSKMCERKQMLFREFCSPKVSSGKLFRQLIVPRKYRTIVMKIAHETLMGGHLGSKKTTDRIVSEFYWPGIQSDIRRFCRSCDVCQRTIPKEKVPAVPLGQMDYKIDMGGKLKTFHANLLKKYVERDTLNCGVLSTCAISLIDFSDLDDDEQQDSILMPPVTQTETAKDIKFADRLTPDQLETAKSLCDSFSDVFTDIPGMTNLVEHKIVVTSSEPVRVKPYPIPFSTEKTITEEVQKMLQLNVIEPSSSPYSAPVIIARKKDGTNRFCIDYRRLNCATVFDAEPMPSPESIFSKMTGKKFVSKIDLSKGY; from the exons ATGTCTACTGTCAAGGAGATGCTGGAGCTACTTGAAGTGGGGACCAAGATGGGGATGAAGGATGAAGACCTTCAACAATTCGTGAAGGACGAACAGGCCAGAATGCGGGACGAACGTGAGAAACATAGAGTCGAGAGACAGGAGGAGAGAGACCGCGACTTCAAACTACAGATGGAGGAGAAAGACCGCGACTTCAAACTACAGATGGAGAAAGAGCGCGCCGCAAGAGAACATGATGAGCGAGAGCACGCCCGATTGATAGAAGAAAAGAGACATCAGCAAAAACTAGAAGAACTGGAACTTGATCACAAACTGCAACTCGAGAGATCTCACATGAATCCGAGTGTTGTGACTAAAGAGGAGAAAGAAACTTCTCAAGTGATAAAAGGACCAAAACTTCCTCCGTTTGAGGATTCGAAAGACAACATTGACGCGTACATTCAAAGATTTAAGATATACGCAACAACGCAGAAATGGAATAAAGACACGTGGGGGACTCATCTTAGCGCATTACTCAAAGGAAAGGCACTGGATGTGTTCGCAAGACTCTCACCCGAAACAGCACTTGATTTCAACGAGTTGAAGAACGCCCTGTTGAAACGATTTGACATGACGGAGGACGGTTTCCGCAAGAAGTTCCGATTTTCAAAACCAGACGGAAGTGaaacttttatgcaattttcTACCAGACTGGACAGTTACCTTGAGCGGTGGATTCAGCTGTCTAAGACTAACAAGACATTCGATGATCTGAAGGACTTGTTCTTACGTGAACAGTTTTTATTGTGTTGCTCGAAAGAACTTGCCTTATTCCTAAAGGAGAGGATTCCTACTTCGATCCAAGACATGGCGCGATACGCGGACCAGTTTGCTGAGGCCAGAACAGTGACATCCTCTTCACTTACGCAAAAACCGCTCTTTGACAGACGACAGCAGTCCGATAGACAACCGCCGTACAAAGATTCCGTGCAACAAAACCAATCTGGAAATGCAGTGAAGTGTTATGAGTGCGGACGACAAGGACATAAAGCCTTTAACTGCAACTTCCGCAAAAGTCCGAATAACAGGCCGTTTAATTCGAGCGAGAAACAAGAAACAACACCGAAACATACTTACCCTAGTGATTTTCAACGTGGGTCGTACAATAATGGGAACCATGGATATCCAGGACGCGGTAGAGGTCGCCAAGGAGCCGCGAGTGTCGTCGAGAAACATGGAAACTTACCGTGTGTTGGTGATTCGGTTGCTTTCTGTGAAACGGAAATGCCAGTTGTGAAGGGATGTGTTGGCAATAAACTAGTGACTGTGCTAAGAGACACAGGTTGTAGTGGTGCCGTTATTCGTAGAGAACTGGTAAACGATGATCAACTAACAGGGACATCTCAACGATGCAAGTTAGCAGACGGTCGTATTATTGATTCAGATGTGGCTAGAATTGATGTCGATACTCCTTACTTTACCGGAAGTGTTGATGCTTGGTGCTTTGATTCGCCTTCGTACGATCTTATTCTTGGTAATATTCGTGGAGTAAGGAAACCACATGAACCAAATCCAGCCTGGATTCATTCCGTTGAAAACATAGCAGCTGTTGAAACGCGTGCGcaactgaaaaagaaacagtCTCCATACAAACCATTGAAAGTACCGGAAGCAATACGGGATGTATCGCCGGAGGATATCTTACAAGAACAACGAAACGACGAGACACTGAAAAAGTTATGGAGCTTAGCTGAGAGTGGACAGCTTAAACATTTCAGTGACGGcggattttcaaaaatgtgtgaACGGAAGCAAATGttgttcagagaattttgcagTCCCAAAGTGTCCAGTGGAAAACTTTTCCGACAGTTAATCGTTCCTCGGAAATACAGAACTATCGTCATGAAGATAGCACATGAAACGCTGATGGGTGGTCATCTGGGATCAAAGAAAACAACCGACAGAATAGTGTCCGAATTTTACTGGCCAGGAATTCAGTCAGACATTAGACGGTTTTGCAGATCATGTGACGTGTGTCAGCGGACTATTCCGAAAGAAAAAGTACCTGCAGTACCGTTAGGACAGATGGACTACAAGATCGATATGGGAGGCAAGCTGAAAACTTTCCACGCAAATCTTCTTAAGAAGTATGTTGAACGAGATACATTGAACTGTGGTGTTTTGTCAACATGTGCAATTTCACTCATAGACTTTAGTGACCTAGATGATGATGAACAACAGGACTCTATTCTTATGCCACCTGTTACTCAAACCGAAACAGCAAAGGACATAAAGTTTGCAGACAGACTAACACCAGATCAGTTGGAAACTGCTAAATCACTGTGTGATTCGTTCTCAGATGTATTTACGGATATACCTGGAATGACGAACTTAGTGGAGCATAAGATTGTTGTGACATCGTCTGAACCTGTGCGTGTGAAACCATATCCAATTCCGTTCAGTACAGAGAAAACAATTACAGAAGAAGTTCAGAAAATGCTACAGTTGAATGTGATTGAGCCATCATCTTCCCCTTATTCAGCTCCAGTTATCATAGCTCGGAAGAAAGATGGAACGAATCGATTTTGCATTGATTATAGACGACTGAACTGTGCTACGGTATTTGATGCAGAACCAATGCCCAGTCCAGAAAGCATATTTTCCAAAATGACCGGAAAGAAGTTTGTGTCAAAGATAGACTTAAGCAAAGGATACTG A
- the LOC117686714 gene encoding uncharacterized protein isoform X1 gives MSTVKEMLELLEVGTKMGMKDEDLQQFVKDEQARMRDEREKHRVERQEERDRDFKLQMEEKDRDFKLQMEKERAAREHDEREHARLIEEKRHQQKLEELELDHKLQLERSHMNPSVVTKEEKETSQVIKGPKLPPFEDSKDNIDAYIQRFKIYATTQKWNKDTWGTHLSALLKGKALDVFARLSPETALDFNELKNALLKRFDMTEDGFRKKFRFSKPDGSETFMQFSTRLDSYLERWIQLSKTNKTFDDLKDLFLREQFLLCCSKELALFLKERIPTSIQDMARYADQFAEARTVTSSSLTQKPLFDRRQQSDRQPPYKDSVQQNQSGNAVKCYECGRQGHKAFNCNFRKSPNNRPFNSSEKQETTPKHTYPSDFQRGSYNNGNHGYPGRGRGRQGAASVVEKHGNLPCVGDSVAFCETEMPVVKGCVGNKLVTVLRDTGCSGAVIRRELVNDDQLTGTSQRCKLADGRIIDSDVARIDVDTPYFTGSVDAWCFDSPSYDLILGNIRGVRKPHEPNPAWIHSVENIAAVETRAQLKKKQSPYKPLKVPEAIRDVSPEDILQEQRNDETLKKLWSLAESGQLKHFSDGGFSKMCERKQMLFREFCSPKVSSGKLFRQLIVPRKYRTIVMKIAHETLMGGHLGSKKTTDRIVSEFYWPGIQSDIRRFCRSCDVCQRTIPKEKVPAVPLGQMDYKIDMGGKLKTFHANLLKKYVERDTLNCGVLSTCAISLIDFSDLDDDEQQDSILMPPVTQTETAKDIKFADRLTPDQLETAKSLCDSFSDVFTDIPGMTNLVEHKIVVTSSEPVRVKPYPIPFSTEKTITEEVQKMLQLNVIEPSSSPYSAPVIIARKKDGTNRFCIDYRRLNCATVFDAEPMPSPESIFSKMTGKKFVSKIDLSKGYWQVPMADESKPLTAFSTPSGLYQFRTMPFGLVNAPATFSRMMRKLLQGMNGVENFIDDVIVFTDTFEEHLHILKTVFERLRDAGLAARPTKCFIGFDKIDCLGHMVGNKCLEPEQDKIDAVRNAPIPQTKKQVRAFLGLAGFYRKFIPNFSAIAIPLSDLTKKGQPNKVIWTESQQRAFDTLKHMLSERPILKLP, from the coding sequence ATGTCTACTGTCAAGGAGATGCTGGAGCTACTTGAAGTGGGGACCAAGATGGGGATGAAGGATGAAGACCTTCAACAATTCGTGAAGGACGAACAGGCCAGAATGCGGGACGAACGTGAGAAACATAGAGTCGAGAGACAGGAGGAGAGAGACCGCGACTTCAAACTACAGATGGAGGAGAAAGACCGCGACTTCAAACTACAGATGGAGAAAGAGCGCGCCGCAAGAGAACATGATGAGCGAGAGCACGCCCGATTGATAGAAGAAAAGAGACATCAGCAAAAACTAGAAGAACTGGAACTTGATCACAAACTGCAACTCGAGAGATCTCACATGAATCCGAGTGTTGTGACTAAAGAGGAGAAAGAAACTTCTCAAGTGATAAAAGGACCAAAACTTCCTCCGTTTGAGGATTCGAAAGACAACATTGACGCGTACATTCAAAGATTTAAGATATACGCAACAACGCAGAAATGGAATAAAGACACGTGGGGGACTCATCTTAGCGCATTACTCAAAGGAAAGGCACTGGATGTGTTCGCAAGACTCTCACCCGAAACAGCACTTGATTTCAACGAGTTGAAGAACGCCCTGTTGAAACGATTTGACATGACGGAGGACGGTTTCCGCAAGAAGTTCCGATTTTCAAAACCAGACGGAAGTGaaacttttatgcaattttcTACCAGACTGGACAGTTACCTTGAGCGGTGGATTCAGCTGTCTAAGACTAACAAGACATTCGATGATCTGAAGGACTTGTTCTTACGTGAACAGTTTTTATTGTGTTGCTCGAAAGAACTTGCCTTATTCCTAAAGGAGAGGATTCCTACTTCGATCCAAGACATGGCGCGATACGCGGACCAGTTTGCTGAGGCCAGAACAGTGACATCCTCTTCACTTACGCAAAAACCGCTCTTTGACAGACGACAGCAGTCCGATAGACAACCGCCGTACAAAGATTCCGTGCAACAAAACCAATCTGGAAATGCAGTGAAGTGTTATGAGTGCGGACGACAAGGACATAAAGCCTTTAACTGCAACTTCCGCAAAAGTCCGAATAACAGGCCGTTTAATTCGAGCGAGAAACAAGAAACAACACCGAAACATACTTACCCTAGTGATTTTCAACGTGGGTCGTACAATAATGGGAACCATGGATATCCAGGACGCGGTAGAGGTCGCCAAGGAGCCGCGAGTGTCGTCGAGAAACATGGAAACTTACCGTGTGTTGGTGATTCGGTTGCTTTCTGTGAAACGGAAATGCCAGTTGTGAAGGGATGTGTTGGCAATAAACTAGTGACTGTGCTAAGAGACACAGGTTGTAGTGGTGCCGTTATTCGTAGAGAACTGGTAAACGATGATCAACTAACAGGGACATCTCAACGATGCAAGTTAGCAGACGGTCGTATTATTGATTCAGATGTGGCTAGAATTGATGTCGATACTCCTTACTTTACCGGAAGTGTTGATGCTTGGTGCTTTGATTCGCCTTCGTACGATCTTATTCTTGGTAATATTCGTGGAGTAAGGAAACCACATGAACCAAATCCAGCCTGGATTCATTCCGTTGAAAACATAGCAGCTGTTGAAACGCGTGCGcaactgaaaaagaaacagtCTCCATACAAACCATTGAAAGTACCGGAAGCAATACGGGATGTATCGCCGGAGGATATCTTACAAGAACAACGAAACGACGAGACACTGAAAAAGTTATGGAGCTTAGCTGAGAGTGGACAGCTTAAACATTTCAGTGACGGcggattttcaaaaatgtgtgaACGGAAGCAAATGttgttcagagaattttgcagTCCCAAAGTGTCCAGTGGAAAACTTTTCCGACAGTTAATCGTTCCTCGGAAATACAGAACTATCGTCATGAAGATAGCACATGAAACGCTGATGGGTGGTCATCTGGGATCAAAGAAAACAACCGACAGAATAGTGTCCGAATTTTACTGGCCAGGAATTCAGTCAGACATTAGACGGTTTTGCAGATCATGTGACGTGTGTCAGCGGACTATTCCGAAAGAAAAAGTACCTGCAGTACCGTTAGGACAGATGGACTACAAGATCGATATGGGAGGCAAGCTGAAAACTTTCCACGCAAATCTTCTTAAGAAGTATGTTGAACGAGATACATTGAACTGTGGTGTTTTGTCAACATGTGCAATTTCACTCATAGACTTTAGTGACCTAGATGATGATGAACAACAGGACTCTATTCTTATGCCACCTGTTACTCAAACCGAAACAGCAAAGGACATAAAGTTTGCAGACAGACTAACACCAGATCAGTTGGAAACTGCTAAATCACTGTGTGATTCGTTCTCAGATGTATTTACGGATATACCTGGAATGACGAACTTAGTGGAGCATAAGATTGTTGTGACATCGTCTGAACCTGTGCGTGTGAAACCATATCCAATTCCGTTCAGTACAGAGAAAACAATTACAGAAGAAGTTCAGAAAATGCTACAGTTGAATGTGATTGAGCCATCATCTTCCCCTTATTCAGCTCCAGTTATCATAGCTCGGAAGAAAGATGGAACGAATCGATTTTGCATTGATTATAGACGACTGAACTGTGCTACGGTATTTGATGCAGAACCAATGCCCAGTCCAGAAAGCATATTTTCCAAAATGACCGGAAAGAAGTTTGTGTCAAAGATAGACTTAAGCAAAGGATACTGGCAAGTACCGATGGCTGACGAGAGTAAGCCGCTTACAGCCTTTTCCACACCATCCGGATTGTACCAATTCAGGACAATGCCGTTTGGTCTTGTAAACGCGCCGGCAACATTTAGTCGTATGATGAGAAAACTACTTCAAGGTATGAACGGCGTAGAAAACTTTATCGATGATGTCATTGTTTTTACAGATACCTTTGAAGAACATCTACACATACTGAAGACTGTGTTCGAACGACTCAGAGATGCGGGACTTGCGGCCAGACCGACAAAATGTTTCATCGGATTTGACAAGATTGACTGTTTGGGACATATGGTGGGCAACAAGTGTCTAGAACCAGAACAGGACAAGATTGATGCAGTCAGAAATGCGCCAATACCACAAACCAAGAAACAGGTTCGTGCCTTCCTAGGCTTAGCAGGATTCTACAGAAAGTTTATTCCGAATTTCTCTGCGATAGCCATTCCACTTTCTGATCTTACGAAGAAGGGCCAACCAAATAAAGTTATTTGGACTGAAAGTCAGCAACGAGCTTTTGATACATTGAAACACATGTTATCAGAAAGGCCAATATTGAAGTTGCCATAA